In Nicotiana tabacum cultivar K326 chromosome 19, ASM71507v2, whole genome shotgun sequence, one DNA window encodes the following:
- the LOC107815834 gene encoding uncharacterized protein LOC107815834, with protein MGDFLRKCEKIREMKVMEIGHGGSRTREDVEVISSSLSSSKRRKFDAAFNVDFSENSTSPATSVTSVHIPTNSQCSSNCHGSGEVVKSNLKSLDLKAEGFETDNSASFNGGYSENFRPIDQPNPPTEHCGDSEEMESSSTTTKKSSSAASAHRKPPSAAKVSSEAEIEEFFSAAEKREQKRFAEKYNYDIAKDVPLKGRYQWVSLKP; from the exons ATGGGTGATTTTCTAAGGAAATGCGAGAAAATCAGAGAGATGAAGGTGATGGAAATTGGACATGGAGGTTCGAGAACAAGAGAAGACGTGGAGGTTATTTCCAGTTCTTTGAGCTCAAGTAAGAGAAGAAAATTTGATGCTGCTTTTAACGTTGATTTTAGTGAGAATTCAACTTCGCCGGCTACATCTGTAACGTCCGTTCATATTCCGACGAATTCGCAGTGCTCGAGTAATTGTCATGGGTCTGGTGAAGTTGTAAAGAGTAATTTGAAATCGTTAGATCTGAAG GCCGAAGGATTCGAAACTGACAATTCAGCTTCTTTTAACGGCGGCTACAG TGAAAATTTCAGGCCAATTGATCAGCCGAATCCACCAACTGAGCATTGCGGAGACTCGGAAGAAATGGAGTCATCATCCACGACAACGAAGAAATCCTCGTCGGCCGCCAGTGCTCACCGGAAACCGCCGTCTGCTGCGAAGGTTTCATCAGAAGCGGAGATCGAAGAGTTCTTCTCAGCAGCGGAAAAGCGCGAGCAAAAAAGATTCGCAGAAAA GTACAATTACGATATCGCGAAGGACGTGCCACTAAAGGGACGTTACCAGTGGGTTAGTTTGAAGCCTTGA